The Synchiropus splendidus isolate RoL2022-P1 chromosome 8, RoL_Sspl_1.0, whole genome shotgun sequence genome has a window encoding:
- the gramd1bb gene encoding protein Aster-B isoform X11, translating to MRARREARMVSACSPCTNISTASNSNKSTPACSPVLRKRSRSPPPQSHEGDNMVEKGSDHSSDKSPSTPEQVVQRTYSLQSSRSGGKNSKSHKRLSKYDRLNLIKKSQSWYNHERQHILRVLSPTYKQRNEDFRKLFKQLPDTERLIVDYSCALQRDILLQGRLYLSENWICFYSNIFRWETLLTVRLKDICSMTKEKTARLIPNAIQVCTDNEKHFFTSFGARDRTYMMMFRLWQNALLDKPLCPKELWHFVHQCYGNELGLTSDDEDYVPPDDDFNTMGFSEEIPNEENEINNDNISKSSAEAKPDASPPHLHKKVQNSTIDRKGNYEPPITFELQTEEFADCQTDGELLAVPLLVDERNETSGSGAPVPSRSLDFNDNEDIPTELSDSSETHDEGEVQAFHEDLNGRQHINEVYKFSVDKLYDLLFTESQFMSDFMEQRRFSDVVYHPWKKEDAGNQTRDIMYTISLTNPLAPKSATVTETQTLYKASQESECYIIDAEVITHDVPYHDYFYTLNRYMLTRVAKNKCRLRVSTELRFRKQPWGLVKGFIEKNFWSGLEENFRQLELELSKLEEIQSESLQLSPKAKVVKNSTVRRKKRPLPHLRSQHLDEALSPVTTPTDEEVIQRIKQVAGSTQTRHQAPEHHHLPGGLALYSVSKLLLIISFVLVLLVFLNMMLFYKLWMLEYSAQSLTTWQGLRLHESKLPQTQMEWAQLLEAQQRYHDGELQKWREILKSSVVLLDQMKDSLLNLQRGIGLRDYSSEPEEKRSRYH from the exons CACTGCCAGTAACTCAAACAAGAGCACCCCCGCCTGCTCGCCAGTCCTGCGTAAACGCTCGCGCTCACCACCGCCACAGAGCCACGAGGGTGACAACATGGTGGAGAAGGGTTCGGACCACTCCTCTGACAAGTCCCCCTCCACGCCGGAGCAGGTCGTCCAGAGGACCTACTCGCTGCAGTCATCGCGGAGCGGCGGGAAAAATTCCAAG TCTCACAAGCGACTTTCCAAA tATGACAGACTAAACCTGATTAAA AAAAGCCAAAGCTGGTACAAC CATGAAAGGCAACACATCCTGAGA GTGCTGAGCCCCACGTACAAGCAGCGCAACGAGGACTTTCGGAAACTCTTCAAGCAGCTACCTGACACAGAACGCCTCATCGTGG ACTACTCATGCGCTCTGCAACGGGACATCCTGCTGCAGGGACGACTCTACCTCTCGGAGAACTGGATCTGCTTCTACAGCAACATCTTTCGCTGGGAAACGCTG CTGACGGTGCGCCTAAAAGACATCTGCTCCATGACGAAAGAGAAGACCGCCCGCCTCATCCCCAACGCCATCCAGGTCTGCACAGACAACGAGAAG CACTTTTTCACCTCGTTCGGAGCCAGAGACCGGACGTACATGATGATGTTCAGACTGTGGCAGAACGCTCTGCTCGACAAA CCGCTTTGCCCCAAAGAACTATGGCACTTTGTTCATCAGTGCTACGGCAACGAGCTCGGCCTCACCAGCGACGACGAGGACTACGTTCCCCCCGACGACGACTTCAACACCATGGG CTTCAGTGAAGAGATTCCCAACGAAGAGAACGAGATCAACAACGACAACATCTCCAAGAGCAGCGCCGAGGCCAAGCCTGACGCCAGCCCACCTCATCTGCACAAGAAGGTCCAGAACAGCACCATCGACCGCAAAGGCAACTACGAGCCTCCCATCACG TTCGAGCTCCAAACGGAAGAATTTGCCGACTGCCAAACAGACGGCGAGCTGTTAGCCGTGCCGCTGCTGGTGGACGAGAGGAACGAAACCAGCGGGTCTGGTGCTCCCGTTCCCTCGCGCTCACTGGACTTCAACGACAATGAAGACATCCCCACGGAGCTGAGCGACTCCTCGGAGACGCACGATGAAG GAGAAGTCCAGGCTTTCCATGAGGACCTGAACGGCCGGCAGCACATCAACGAGGTCTACAAGTTCAGCGTGGACAAGCTGTATGACCTTCTCTTCACGGAGTCCCAGTTCATGAGCGACTTCATGGAGCAGAGACGGTTCTCAG ATGTGGTGTACCATCCGTGGAAGAAGGAGGATGCTGGgaaccagaccagagacatcatGTACACCATCTCCCTCACCAACCCCCTGGCCCCCAAGAGTGCCACCGTGACAGAGACGCAG ACGCTGTACAAAGCCAGTCAGGAGAGCGAGTGTTACATCATCGACGCCGAGGTCATCACGCACGACGTGCCGTACCATGATTACTTCTACACTCTCAACCGCTACATGCTCACCAGGGTGGCCAAGAACAAGTGTCGTCTACG GGTATCAACAGAGCTCCGCTTCAGGAAGCAGCCGTGGGGCCTGGTCAAAGGCTTCATTGAGAAAAACTTCTGGAGTGGGCTGGAGGAGAACTTCCGTCAGCTCG AGTTGGAGTTGTCCAAGTTGGAGGAGATCCAGTCCGAGTCCCTCCAACTCTCCCCCAAGGCCAAAGTGGTGAAGAACTCGACGGTGCGACGGAAGAAGCGGCCGCTACCTCACCTGCGCAGCCAGCACCTGGACGAGGCCCTCAGTCCGGTTACCACGCCCACAGACGAGGAGGTGATCCAGCGCATCAAGCAGGTGGCGGGTTCCACGCAGACCCGGCACCAGGCTCCGGAGCACCATCACCTGCCGGGGGGCCTGGCACTTTACAGCGTCTCCAAACTGCTGCTCATCATCAGCTTCGT tctggtgctgctggtgttCCTCAACATGATGCTCTTCTACAAGCTCTGGATGCTGGAATACTCGGCCCAGTCTCTGACCACGTGGCAAGGGCTGCGGCTTCATGAAAG CAAACTTCCGCAAACACAAATGGAATGGGCCCAACTGCTGGAGGCACAGCAGCGTTACCATGACGGCGAGTTGCAGAAGTGGAGGGAGATTCTCAAGTCATCCGTCGTGCTGCTGGATCAG ATGAAAGACTCTTTGCTGAACCTGCAGCGAGGCATTGGCCTGAGGGACTACAGCTCAGAGCcggaggagaagagaagtcgCTACCACTGa
- the gramd1bb gene encoding protein Aster-B isoform X12: MVEKGSDHSSDKSPSTPEQVVQRTYSLQSSRSGGKNSKSHKRLSKYDRLNLIKKSQSWYNHERQHILRVLSPTYKQRNEDFRKLFKQLPDTERLIVDYSCALQRDILLQGRLYLSENWICFYSNIFRWETLLTVRLKDICSMTKEKTARLIPNAIQVCTDNEKHFFTSFGARDRTYMMMFRLWQNALLDKPLCPKELWHFVHQCYGNELGLTSDDEDYVPPDDDFNTMGFSEEIPNEENEINNDNISKSSAEAKPDASPPHLHKKVQNSTIDRKGNYEPPITFELQTEEFADCQTDGELLAVPLLVDERNETSGSGAPVPSRSLDFNDNEDIPTELSDSSETHDEGEVQAFHEDLNGRQHINEVYKFSVDKLYDLLFTESQFMSDFMEQRRFSDVVYHPWKKEDAGNQTRDIMYTISLTNPLAPKSATVTETQTLYKASQESECYIIDAEVITHDVPYHDYFYTLNRYMLTRVAKNKCRLRVSTELRFRKQPWGLVKGFIEKNFWSGLEENFRQLELELSKLEEIQSESLQLSPKAKVVKNSTVRRKKRPLPHLRSQHLDEALSPVTTPTDEEVIQRIKQVAGSTQTRHQAPEHHHLPGGLALYSVSKLLLIISFVLVLLVFLNMMLFYKLWMLEYSAQSLTTWQGLRLHESKLPQTQMEWAQLLEAQQRYHDGELQKWREILKSSVVLLDQMKDSLLNLQRGIGLRDYSSEPEEKRSRYH; the protein is encoded by the exons ATGGTGGAGAAGGGTTCGGACCACTCCTCTGACAAGTCCCCCTCCACGCCGGAGCAGGTCGTCCAGAGGACCTACTCGCTGCAGTCATCGCGGAGCGGCGGGAAAAATTCCAAG TCTCACAAGCGACTTTCCAAA tATGACAGACTAAACCTGATTAAA AAAAGCCAAAGCTGGTACAAC CATGAAAGGCAACACATCCTGAGA GTGCTGAGCCCCACGTACAAGCAGCGCAACGAGGACTTTCGGAAACTCTTCAAGCAGCTACCTGACACAGAACGCCTCATCGTGG ACTACTCATGCGCTCTGCAACGGGACATCCTGCTGCAGGGACGACTCTACCTCTCGGAGAACTGGATCTGCTTCTACAGCAACATCTTTCGCTGGGAAACGCTG CTGACGGTGCGCCTAAAAGACATCTGCTCCATGACGAAAGAGAAGACCGCCCGCCTCATCCCCAACGCCATCCAGGTCTGCACAGACAACGAGAAG CACTTTTTCACCTCGTTCGGAGCCAGAGACCGGACGTACATGATGATGTTCAGACTGTGGCAGAACGCTCTGCTCGACAAA CCGCTTTGCCCCAAAGAACTATGGCACTTTGTTCATCAGTGCTACGGCAACGAGCTCGGCCTCACCAGCGACGACGAGGACTACGTTCCCCCCGACGACGACTTCAACACCATGGG CTTCAGTGAAGAGATTCCCAACGAAGAGAACGAGATCAACAACGACAACATCTCCAAGAGCAGCGCCGAGGCCAAGCCTGACGCCAGCCCACCTCATCTGCACAAGAAGGTCCAGAACAGCACCATCGACCGCAAAGGCAACTACGAGCCTCCCATCACG TTCGAGCTCCAAACGGAAGAATTTGCCGACTGCCAAACAGACGGCGAGCTGTTAGCCGTGCCGCTGCTGGTGGACGAGAGGAACGAAACCAGCGGGTCTGGTGCTCCCGTTCCCTCGCGCTCACTGGACTTCAACGACAATGAAGACATCCCCACGGAGCTGAGCGACTCCTCGGAGACGCACGATGAAG GAGAAGTCCAGGCTTTCCATGAGGACCTGAACGGCCGGCAGCACATCAACGAGGTCTACAAGTTCAGCGTGGACAAGCTGTATGACCTTCTCTTCACGGAGTCCCAGTTCATGAGCGACTTCATGGAGCAGAGACGGTTCTCAG ATGTGGTGTACCATCCGTGGAAGAAGGAGGATGCTGGgaaccagaccagagacatcatGTACACCATCTCCCTCACCAACCCCCTGGCCCCCAAGAGTGCCACCGTGACAGAGACGCAG ACGCTGTACAAAGCCAGTCAGGAGAGCGAGTGTTACATCATCGACGCCGAGGTCATCACGCACGACGTGCCGTACCATGATTACTTCTACACTCTCAACCGCTACATGCTCACCAGGGTGGCCAAGAACAAGTGTCGTCTACG GGTATCAACAGAGCTCCGCTTCAGGAAGCAGCCGTGGGGCCTGGTCAAAGGCTTCATTGAGAAAAACTTCTGGAGTGGGCTGGAGGAGAACTTCCGTCAGCTCG AGTTGGAGTTGTCCAAGTTGGAGGAGATCCAGTCCGAGTCCCTCCAACTCTCCCCCAAGGCCAAAGTGGTGAAGAACTCGACGGTGCGACGGAAGAAGCGGCCGCTACCTCACCTGCGCAGCCAGCACCTGGACGAGGCCCTCAGTCCGGTTACCACGCCCACAGACGAGGAGGTGATCCAGCGCATCAAGCAGGTGGCGGGTTCCACGCAGACCCGGCACCAGGCTCCGGAGCACCATCACCTGCCGGGGGGCCTGGCACTTTACAGCGTCTCCAAACTGCTGCTCATCATCAGCTTCGT tctggtgctgctggtgttCCTCAACATGATGCTCTTCTACAAGCTCTGGATGCTGGAATACTCGGCCCAGTCTCTGACCACGTGGCAAGGGCTGCGGCTTCATGAAAG CAAACTTCCGCAAACACAAATGGAATGGGCCCAACTGCTGGAGGCACAGCAGCGTTACCATGACGGCGAGTTGCAGAAGTGGAGGGAGATTCTCAAGTCATCCGTCGTGCTGCTGGATCAG ATGAAAGACTCTTTGCTGAACCTGCAGCGAGGCATTGGCCTGAGGGACTACAGCTCAGAGCcggaggagaagagaagtcgCTACCACTGa
- the gramd1bb gene encoding protein Aster-B isoform X15: MCVKGREGVREREEDRASERDGDHVVGVCCVHCFTLKRSSSPEGIMGEDEDCVSSDWESVLELDEALAGWLLQGPSPGEWGWEWGWAASDLKEPDWDAEQVPAVLSPTYKQRNEDFRKLFKQLPDTERLIVDYSCALQRDILLQGRLYLSENWICFYSNIFRWETLLTVRLKDICSMTKEKTARLIPNAIQVCTDNEKHFFTSFGARDRTYMMMFRLWQNALLDKPLCPKELWHFVHQCYGNELGLTSDDEDYVPPDDDFNTMGFSEEIPNEENEINNDNISKSSAEAKPDASPPHLHKKVQNSTIDRKGNYEPPITFELQTEEFADCQTDGELLAVPLLVDERNETSGSGAPVPSRSLDFNDNEDIPTELSDSSETHDEGEVQAFHEDLNGRQHINEVYKFSVDKLYDLLFTESQFMSDFMEQRRFSDVVYHPWKKEDAGNQTRDIMYTISLTNPLAPKSATVTETQTLYKASQESECYIIDAEVITHDVPYHDYFYTLNRYMLTRVAKNKCRLRVSTELRFRKQPWGLVKGFIEKNFWSGLEENFRQLELELSKLEEIQSESLQLSPKAKVVKNSTVRRKKRPLPHLRSQHLDEALSPVTTPTDEEVIQRIKQVAGSTQTRHQAPEHHHLPGGLALYSVSKLLLIISFVLVLLVFLNMMLFYKLWMLEYSAQSLTTWQGLRLHESKLPQTQMEWAQLLEAQQRYHDGELQKWREILKSSVVLLDQMKDSLLNLQRGIGLRDYSSEPEEKRSRYH; the protein is encoded by the exons ATGTGTGtgaaaggaagagagggagtgagagagagagaggaggacagagcgagcgagcgagacgGGGATCATGTGGTTGGAGTGTGCTGCGTCCACTGCTTCACACTGAAACGCAGCAGCTCACCAGAAGGGATCATGGGAGAGGATGAGGACTGCGTGAGCTCGGACTGGGAGTCGGTGCTGGAGCTGGACGAAGCCCTGGCAGGGTGGCTGCTGCAGGGTCCGTCTCCTGGGGAGTGGGGCTGGGAGTGGGGCTGGGCAGCCTCGGACCTGAAGGAGCCAGACTGGGACGCCGAGCAGGTCCCTGCT GTGCTGAGCCCCACGTACAAGCAGCGCAACGAGGACTTTCGGAAACTCTTCAAGCAGCTACCTGACACAGAACGCCTCATCGTGG ACTACTCATGCGCTCTGCAACGGGACATCCTGCTGCAGGGACGACTCTACCTCTCGGAGAACTGGATCTGCTTCTACAGCAACATCTTTCGCTGGGAAACGCTG CTGACGGTGCGCCTAAAAGACATCTGCTCCATGACGAAAGAGAAGACCGCCCGCCTCATCCCCAACGCCATCCAGGTCTGCACAGACAACGAGAAG CACTTTTTCACCTCGTTCGGAGCCAGAGACCGGACGTACATGATGATGTTCAGACTGTGGCAGAACGCTCTGCTCGACAAA CCGCTTTGCCCCAAAGAACTATGGCACTTTGTTCATCAGTGCTACGGCAACGAGCTCGGCCTCACCAGCGACGACGAGGACTACGTTCCCCCCGACGACGACTTCAACACCATGGG CTTCAGTGAAGAGATTCCCAACGAAGAGAACGAGATCAACAACGACAACATCTCCAAGAGCAGCGCCGAGGCCAAGCCTGACGCCAGCCCACCTCATCTGCACAAGAAGGTCCAGAACAGCACCATCGACCGCAAAGGCAACTACGAGCCTCCCATCACG TTCGAGCTCCAAACGGAAGAATTTGCCGACTGCCAAACAGACGGCGAGCTGTTAGCCGTGCCGCTGCTGGTGGACGAGAGGAACGAAACCAGCGGGTCTGGTGCTCCCGTTCCCTCGCGCTCACTGGACTTCAACGACAATGAAGACATCCCCACGGAGCTGAGCGACTCCTCGGAGACGCACGATGAAG GAGAAGTCCAGGCTTTCCATGAGGACCTGAACGGCCGGCAGCACATCAACGAGGTCTACAAGTTCAGCGTGGACAAGCTGTATGACCTTCTCTTCACGGAGTCCCAGTTCATGAGCGACTTCATGGAGCAGAGACGGTTCTCAG ATGTGGTGTACCATCCGTGGAAGAAGGAGGATGCTGGgaaccagaccagagacatcatGTACACCATCTCCCTCACCAACCCCCTGGCCCCCAAGAGTGCCACCGTGACAGAGACGCAG ACGCTGTACAAAGCCAGTCAGGAGAGCGAGTGTTACATCATCGACGCCGAGGTCATCACGCACGACGTGCCGTACCATGATTACTTCTACACTCTCAACCGCTACATGCTCACCAGGGTGGCCAAGAACAAGTGTCGTCTACG GGTATCAACAGAGCTCCGCTTCAGGAAGCAGCCGTGGGGCCTGGTCAAAGGCTTCATTGAGAAAAACTTCTGGAGTGGGCTGGAGGAGAACTTCCGTCAGCTCG AGTTGGAGTTGTCCAAGTTGGAGGAGATCCAGTCCGAGTCCCTCCAACTCTCCCCCAAGGCCAAAGTGGTGAAGAACTCGACGGTGCGACGGAAGAAGCGGCCGCTACCTCACCTGCGCAGCCAGCACCTGGACGAGGCCCTCAGTCCGGTTACCACGCCCACAGACGAGGAGGTGATCCAGCGCATCAAGCAGGTGGCGGGTTCCACGCAGACCCGGCACCAGGCTCCGGAGCACCATCACCTGCCGGGGGGCCTGGCACTTTACAGCGTCTCCAAACTGCTGCTCATCATCAGCTTCGT tctggtgctgctggtgttCCTCAACATGATGCTCTTCTACAAGCTCTGGATGCTGGAATACTCGGCCCAGTCTCTGACCACGTGGCAAGGGCTGCGGCTTCATGAAAG CAAACTTCCGCAAACACAAATGGAATGGGCCCAACTGCTGGAGGCACAGCAGCGTTACCATGACGGCGAGTTGCAGAAGTGGAGGGAGATTCTCAAGTCATCCGTCGTGCTGCTGGATCAG ATGAAAGACTCTTTGCTGAACCTGCAGCGAGGCATTGGCCTGAGGGACTACAGCTCAGAGCcggaggagaagagaagtcgCTACCACTGa